The following coding sequences lie in one Eubacterium ventriosum genomic window:
- the trkA gene encoding Trk system potassium transporter TrkA, whose translation MKIIIVGCGNVGITLAEQLSTEGHNITVIDTREQVVESVYNSYDILGVVGNGTSFNIQMEAGVEDADLLVAVTGSDELNLLCCLIARKAGGCHTIARVSNPIYNREISFIKEELGLSMIINPQLAAAREMSRLLKFPSALKVDSFAKSRVELINYRIEEGNILCNIKLKDLSSKLKVDVLIPIVERGDQVIIPDGEFELKAKDIISIVGSQPRTLDLFKKMKVPTSAARKVLIVGGGRTSIYLAKQLIEMGIKVKIIEKNPEKCEVLTEMLPKAMIICGDATDKELLMEEGLMETEAFIASTDFDEENIMLALYAKSLTNAKLITKVHRISYDEIIDSLDVGSIIYPKYITAESIIKYVRAMKNSIGSNIETLYRLNDNRVEALELLIKEDSPMVGKPLSELRLKPNVLIGCITRRGQVTIPNGQSVIHVGDTIILITTTTGFHQLEDALM comes from the coding sequence ATGAAGATTATTATAGTAGGCTGTGGAAATGTAGGAATTACTCTTGCAGAACAGCTTAGCACAGAAGGACATAACATTACGGTTATTGATACAAGGGAACAGGTTGTTGAGAGTGTATATAACAGTTATGACATTTTAGGTGTTGTTGGAAATGGCACAAGTTTTAATATTCAGATGGAGGCAGGAGTTGAAGACGCAGATTTGCTAGTTGCGGTAACGGGTTCAGATGAACTTAATTTGTTATGTTGCCTGATTGCCAGGAAAGCCGGTGGCTGTCATACAATTGCCAGAGTAAGTAATCCAATATACAACAGGGAGATATCATTTATTAAAGAAGAACTGGGATTATCTATGATTATTAATCCACAGTTGGCGGCTGCAAGAGAGATGAGCCGTCTTTTAAAATTCCCATCAGCTTTGAAAGTTGATTCTTTTGCAAAAAGCCGAGTGGAATTAATTAATTACAGAATTGAAGAAGGAAATATTCTTTGTAACATTAAATTAAAGGATTTAAGTAGTAAGTTAAAAGTTGACGTACTTATTCCTATTGTTGAACGAGGCGACCAGGTTATTATTCCTGATGGTGAGTTTGAACTTAAGGCTAAGGACATTATATCCATTGTAGGTTCTCAGCCGAGAACTCTTGATTTGTTTAAGAAGATGAAGGTCCCAACATCAGCAGCCAGGAAGGTTTTAATTGTAGGTGGTGGAAGAACTTCTATTTATCTTGCAAAGCAATTAATTGAGATGGGAATAAAGGTTAAGATTATAGAAAAAAATCCTGAAAAATGTGAGGTCCTTACAGAAATGTTGCCTAAGGCAATGATTATATGCGGTGACGCAACTGATAAGGAACTACTTATGGAAGAAGGATTGATGGAGACGGAAGCATTTATTGCATCAACGGATTTTGATGAAGAAAATATTATGCTTGCCCTTTATGCTAAGAGTCTTACTAATGCAAAGCTTATCACAAAGGTACATAGAATTTCTTATGATGAGATTATTGACAGCCTTGATGTGGGAAGTATTATTTATCCTAAATATATTACGGCTGAATCAATTATTAAGTATGTAAGAGCTATGAAGAATTCTATTGGAAGTAACATAGAAACTTTATATAGACTTAATGACAACAGAGTTGAGGCTTTGGAATTATTAATAAAAGAAGATTCACCTATGGTTGGTAAGCCATTAAGTGAGTTAAGATTGAAACCTAATGTATTAATCGGTTGTATAACAAGAAGAGGTCAGGTTACTATTCCTAACGGTCAAAGTGTTATACACGTGGGAGATACTATTATTCTTATTACAACAACTACAGGCTTCCACCAGTTGGAAGATGCGTTAATGTAG
- a CDS encoding 4'-phosphopantetheinyl transferase family protein, translating into MNIYYFNITVLRNRNVFGEVVKTLDDARAEKISRLRVTADKLRSAGAGILINFIKEKYNIAGDVKVDKFGKPYFEDTDIHFNISHSGCYVIAAVSDEDIGIDIQKIKSDKHRIAEKNFLPSECAYINEIEDEKINQQRFCEIWTIKEAYLKNIGIGLRKPLNSFEIDFSEDAPQIVGKKEYKFVQLKFDEKYIVTVCADQSDEIFDVEEVLVV; encoded by the coding sequence ATGAATATTTACTATTTTAATATTACTGTTTTAAGAAACAGAAATGTTTTTGGAGAAGTTGTAAAAACTTTAGATGATGCACGCGCAGAAAAAATTAGCAGGTTAAGGGTTACGGCAGATAAGCTTAGAAGTGCCGGCGCAGGAATTTTGATTAATTTCATAAAAGAAAAGTACAATATTGCCGGAGATGTTAAGGTAGACAAGTTTGGAAAGCCTTACTTTGAAGATACGGATATTCATTTTAACATCTCTCATTCAGGTTGCTATGTAATTGCAGCAGTTTCTGATGAAGATATAGGAATAGATATTCAAAAGATAAAAAGCGACAAGCATAGAATTGCTGAAAAGAATTTTTTGCCAAGCGAATGCGCTTACATAAACGAAATTGAAGACGAAAAAATCAACCAGCAGAGATTTTGCGAGATTTGGACAATAAAGGAAGCATACTTAAAGAACATAGGCATAGGACTTAGAAAACCTCTTAACTCTTTCGAAATAGATTTTAGCGAGGACGCACCTCAGATAGTTGGAAAGAAAGAGTACAAGTTCGTGCAACTTAAGTTCGATGAAAAATACATCGTTACAGTATGTGCAGACCAAAGTGATGAAATATTTGATGTGGAAGAAGTACTGGTAGTTTAA
- a CDS encoding TrkH family potassium uptake protein, with product MNYSMIRYILAWVFTFEGMFLMLPAIVGGIYGEKQGLVYLAIAAGCLLVGTLSRIRKIRSKVFYSKEGFVAVSLSWIIMSLVGALPFFITGDIPAYEDALFETISGFTTTGSSILSNVEALTHCSLFWRSFTHWIGGMGVLVFIMAVLPLSGGSIMHLMRAESPGPAVGKLVPKIRHTAMILYGIYIVFTLVEIIALLITGMSPFEAMTLTFGTVGTGGFGVLNDSIASYSLASQIVITTFMIICSINFNVYYLLLIRKTKEAFMNQELRYYLGIVFGSALLIAINIKGSFDNFFMAFHTALFQVASVSSTTGFATTDFNLWPEFSKTILVLLMFVGACAGSTGGGIKVSRLVVFLKAIKSEVMSITHPRSVQKVQTDGRPLSNDAVRRVLCYLGAYVIIVLASILLISLDGKDMTTNLTAVMATFNNIGPGLNLVGPTSNFGDYSVFSKIVLMFDMLVGRLEIFPLLILFAPGLWTVPKRRLAKKKKNFE from the coding sequence ATGAATTATTCAATGATACGATACATTCTTGCATGGGTGTTTACTTTTGAGGGAATGTTTCTTATGCTTCCTGCAATTGTAGGTGGAATATATGGTGAAAAGCAGGGGCTTGTTTATCTGGCTATTGCAGCAGGATGCCTTCTTGTGGGGACTTTAAGCAGAATCAGAAAGATTAGAAGTAAGGTATTTTATTCAAAAGAAGGTTTTGTGGCAGTTTCTTTAAGCTGGATTATTATGAGTTTGGTAGGTGCATTGCCATTCTTTATTACAGGAGATATTCCTGCATACGAAGATGCACTTTTTGAAACAATATCAGGTTTTACAACAACAGGTTCAAGTATTTTGTCTAATGTGGAAGCTTTAACACATTGTTCATTGTTCTGGCGTTCATTTACACATTGGATTGGTGGTATGGGAGTTTTGGTATTTATTATGGCAGTTCTTCCATTATCAGGTGGCTCAATAATGCATCTTATGAGAGCGGAAAGTCCGGGCCCGGCAGTAGGAAAACTTGTTCCTAAAATAAGACATACAGCAATGATTTTATATGGAATATACATTGTGTTTACACTTGTTGAGATAATAGCTTTGTTAATAACAGGTATGTCTCCGTTTGAGGCAATGACATTAACTTTTGGTACAGTAGGTACGGGTGGTTTTGGCGTTTTGAATGACAGCATTGCTTCCTATAGTCTTGCATCTCAGATTGTAATTACCACTTTTATGATAATATGTTCAATTAATTTTAACGTTTATTACTTATTATTAATAAGAAAGACTAAAGAAGCTTTTATGAATCAGGAATTAAGATATTATCTTGGAATCGTATTTGGTTCAGCACTTCTTATAGCCATTAACATTAAAGGAAGTTTTGATAATTTCTTTATGGCATTTCACACAGCGTTGTTCCAGGTGGCGTCTGTTTCAAGTACGACAGGTTTTGCAACAACAGACTTTAACCTGTGGCCTGAATTTTCCAAAACCATATTAGTACTTCTTATGTTTGTAGGTGCATGTGCCGGAAGTACAGGTGGTGGTATTAAAGTTTCAAGATTAGTTGTATTTCTGAAAGCTATAAAAAGTGAGGTTATGTCAATTACTCACCCAAGAAGTGTACAGAAGGTTCAGACTGACGGTAGACCGTTATCGAATGATGCAGTAAGAAGAGTCTTATGTTATTTAGGTGCTTATGTTATAATAGTACTAGCTTCTATATTATTAATAAGTTTGGACGGAAAAGATATGACAACTAACCTTACAGCGGTTATGGCAACATTTAATAATATAGGCCCGGGTCTTAATTTGGTAGGACCTACTAGCAATTTTGGAGATTATAGTGTATTCTCTAAGATAGTACTAATGTTTGACATGCTGGTTGGACGACTTGAAATATTCCCATTGCTTATTTTGTTTGCACCGGGATTATGGACGGTTCCAAAGAGACGACTGGCAAAGAAAAAGAAGAATTTTGAATAG